The sequence below is a genomic window from Henriciella marina DSM 19595.
GCAAGCCAGAGCCTTTCAAGGGCAAGGGCGTGCGGTATGCGGGCGAATACGTCCGCCGCAAGGAAGGCAAGAAGAAGTAACGCCATGAAGACGACACGCGAAAAGACACTCCGCCGCGCCCAGCGCGTTCGTGCGAAGCTCCGCAAAGTTGCTGAAGGCAAGCCGCGTCTGTCGGTTGCCCGCTCGCACAAGAATATCTCAGTCCAGATCATCGATGATGAGAAGGGTCTGACGGTTGCTGCGGCATCGACGCTCGAGCAGGACCTGCGCGGCAAGCTGAAATCCACGAGCGACATTGCTGCCGCTCAGAAGATCGGCGAGCTGATTGCAGAGCGCGCAAAGCAGGCCGGTGTCGAAGACGTCGTCTTCGATCGCGGTGGCTACATGTTCCACGGCCGGGTGAAAGCCCTGGCAGATGCCGCCCGTGAGGGCGGCCTGAAGTTCTAGGAGGCCAGTATGGCAGACGAACAGGGCAGAGGTCGCGGCCGCGGACGCGGGCGCAGAGACGATCGCAACGATGAGCAAAGCGAGCTGACAGACAAGCTGGTCGGTATTAACCGCGTCGCAAAGACGGTTAAGGGCGGCAAGAACTTCGGTTTCGCAGCTCTCGTGGTTGTTGGTGATCAGAAGGGCCGCGCAGGCTTCGGTAAGGGCAAGGCCCGCGAAGTTCCTGAAGCGATCCGAAAGGCAACCGAGGAAGCCAAGCGCAACCTCGTTCGCATTCCGCTTCGCGAAGGCCGCACGCTTCACCATGACGGCAAAGGCCGCTGGGGTGCTGGCAAGGTCACGCTTCGTGCAGCGCCTCCCGGCACCGGGGTGATTGCGGGTGGCCCGATGCGCGCCGTTATGGAAGTGCTCGGCATCCAGGACGTCGTTGCGAAGTCGAACGGCTCGTCCAACCCTTACAACATGGTTCGTGCGACCTTCCAGGCGCTCAAGGAGCAGGCGAGCCCACGCTCGATCGCTTCTAAGCGCGGCCTGAAAGTCCAGGATATCGTTGGTCGCCGCACCGATGGTGCGTCCGAAGCCGGCGTTTCCGAAACCGCCTGATTTAGAAAAGGGATCTGATGATGGCCAAGAAGCAAGCAGACATGATCAAGGTGCGCCAGACGGGCAGCCCGATTCGCCGTAAGCCAGAACAGCGCGCAACGCTGGTCGGCCTCGGTCTGAACAAGGTCGGCCGTGAGAGCGAGCTCCAGAACACACCTTCCGTTCAGGGCATGATCGCCAAGGTGTCACATCTTATTGAAGTCGTAGAAGAGTAGGCGTATAGGGGCGACCCTTTCACACGCCAGTCAGGAATAGAGCGATGAAACTCAACGAACTCTCTCCAAATGCGGGCTCCACGCATAACCGCCACCGTGTTGGCCGCGGCGTCGGCTCCGGCAAGGGCAAGACTGGCGGACGTGGTGTCAAAGGTCAGAAGGCACGCTCGGGCGTCGCCATCAACGGCTTTGAAGGCGGCCAGATGCCAATCTATATGCGTCTGCCAAAGCGCGGTTTCACATCCCGCGGCTCCAAGACGCATGCCTGGGTCAACCTCGGTCGTCTGACCAAGGCGATTGATGCTGGCAAGCTGAAAGCCGACGATATCACGGAAGAGACACTTCTTTCGTCCGGCGTTGTCCGCCGCAGCAAGGACGGCATCCGCCTACTTGCCAAGGGTGACGCGCCGAAGAACGCCAAGATCACCGTGACCGGCGCCAGTAAGGCCGCCATCGAGGCGATCGAAAAAGCCGGTGGATCCGTTACGGTGACCGGTCCGATAGCTGCTGAAAAAGCTGAGTAAGACGGGTCTTTTTCGTCTATACACCTTCACAAACACGATCTCGCCGCCAATGTTGGCGGCGATTTCATTTCGGGTAGGAGGGTCCTTTGGCCACAGCCGCAGAGCAAATGGCGCGCAACATGAACTTCGGCACCTTCGCCAAGGCGAAGGACCTCCAGGCGCGCATCCTGTTCACGCTTTTCATTCTGGTCCTCTATCGCCTCGGCACGTACATTCCCGTGCCTGGTGTCGACCCGACCCAGTTCGAGCGCTTCTTCGCCCAGCAATCGGGCGGTATGCTCGGCTCCCTGAACATGTTTGCAGGCGGCGCGGTCGAGCGCATGAGCGTCTTCGCGCTGAACGTCATGCCCTATATTACGGCGTCCATCATCGTGCAGATGATGACGAGCGCCGTCCCTTCGCTTGAAAAGCTCAAAAAAGAAGGCGAGTCCGGGCGCAAACAGATTAACCAGTATACCCGTTACCTCACTGTCGGCTTTGCCTTCTTCCAGGGGTTCGGGATTGCGATGGGTCTGTCGGGCGTCGCCTATGACGGTATTGCCCAGTGGTTCTTTATCGTGACAGCCGTTTCGACCTTTGTTGGCGGCACAATGTTCCTGATGTGGATGGGTGAGCAGATTACTGCGCGCGGCATCGGTAATGGTATCTCTTTAATTATTTTCGCGGGCATCATCGCTGAGATGCCGAAGGCGATCTTCAACCTCTTCTCAGGTGGCCGCGAGCAGGGCATCAATGTCGTCTTTGTTCTCGGCATTCTTGTACTGGTCATTGCGCTGGTCCTCTTCATCGTGTTCATCGAACGCTCGCAGCGCCGGATCCTGATCCAGTATCCAAAGCGCCAGCAGGGCAACAAGATGAGCCAGGGACAATCGTCCTTCATGCCGCTCAAGCTGAACACGTCAGGCGTGATTCCGCCGATCTTCGCGATCGCGATCCTGATGCTGCCGCTGACCGCTGTTGGTCTTGTTGGTGGAAGTACCGTGGGCGCAGAAGGTCAGGTGGCTGCTGGCGATCCGGGGATCCTTCAGTGGCTGGCGATCAACTTCTCGCCGGGCAGCTGGACCTACATCATTACCTATGGCGTGCTCGTGGCATTTTTCTGCTTCTTCTACACGTCCATCATGTTCAATCCGCAGGAGACGGCCGACAATCTGCGCAAGTATGGCGGGTTCGTTCCTGGCATCCGTCCAGGCAAGAACACGGCGGCCTATTTCGACTATGTGTTGACGAGGCTGACGACGATCGGTGCGATCTATCTTGTTTTCGTCTGTCTTCTGCCGGAAGTGCTGCGCCGCTATATGCCGGAAATTCCTTTCTACATTGGTGGTACTTCACTTCTGATCGTTGTATCGGTGACGATGGATACAGTGACACAGATCCAGTCCCACCTGATTGCGCACCAGTATGAGGGACTGATCAAGAAATCTCGGCTGGGAGGCAAACGCAGACGATGAATCTCATACTTTTCGGACCACCCGCCGCTGGCAAGGGCACACAGGCCAAACGCCTCGTCGAGGAATATGGTTATGTGCAACTGTCGACCGGCGACATGTTACGCGCTGCACGCGCGTCGGGGTCGGACCTCGGCAAGCGTGTTGCGAAGATCATGGATGAGGGCGGGCTCGTATCTGATGAGATCGTCATCGACCTGATTGATGAGCAGCTCGGACAGAACAAGGGCGCGGCCGGCTTCATCTTTGATGGTTTTCCGCGCACGATCGGTCAGGCCGAAGCGCTCGACCGGCTTCTTCAATCACGCGGCACCCAGGTCGATCGGGTGATTCGTCTCGTGGTTGACGAAGAGCAGCTTATGGAGCGTGTCACCAAGCGCTTTAATGAGCAGGGCCGCAAGGACGACAACCCGGCGACTTTTGCCGCCCGGCTGGAGAAATACAATCAGGATACGGCCCCGCTTCTGCCGTTTTATGCAGAGCGCGGAATCCTTCGCGAAGTCGATGGAATGGCCAGTATCGAGGCTGTCACTGAAGGCGTTGAGAAGGCGCTGAAAGAGACCGCATAAAGCCGCAATTCACCAGTTGACGCGGGGAATTGCACGTCTATAACGACGCACTTCGTTAAGAGGTCGGGTTCGCGCGCGCGGAGCGTTGGTTTCGTTTCGCGCCGGATCCGCTGTCGGCAGTTTTAGGAGATGAGGCCCCATGGCCCGTATAGCAGGCGTAAATATTCCGACGAACAAGCGTGTCGAGATCGCGCTTCGTTACATTCACGGCATTGGCCCGGCCAAGGCGCGCGAGATCACCGACAAGATCGGTATTGAGCATCATCGCCGCGTTGCTGATCTGACAGATGCCGAAGTTATCCAGATTCGTGAGGCCGTTGATTCCGATCATATGGTCGAGGGCGACCTTCGCCGCGAAGTCTCCATGAATATCAAGCGTCTGATGGACCTTGGCTGCTACCGTGGCCTTCGCCACCGCAAGCGCCTTCCGGTTCGCGGTCAGCGTACCCATACAAATGCACGCACCCGCAAGGGTCCGGCGAAACCAATCGCCGGCAAGAAGAAGTAGGACAGGACCGATATGGCTCGTGATACGACCCGCGTTCGCCGCCGCGCCCGCAAGAACATTTCTTCGGGTGTCGCGCATGTGAATTCGAGCTTCAACAACACCATGATCACCATCACCGATGCGCAGGGAAATGCAATTTCCTGGTCGTCGGCTGGGACCATGGGGTTCAAGGGCTCACGCAAATCGACGCCTTATGCTGCCCAGGTGGCCGCAGAAGACGCTGCGAAGAAAGCTCAGGAGCACGGGCTCCAGACCATCGAGGTCAATGTCCGTGGGCCAGGTTCAGGCCGCGAGAGCGCGCTGCGCGCCCTTCAGACCGCCGGCCTGACCATCACGTCGATCCGCGATACGACCCCAATTCCGCACAATGGCTGCCGCCCACCGAAACGCCGCCGCGTCTAGGTAAGAGCGCCCGTCCTGTAGCAAGACCAAGGAGGCCATGAATGGCCGATACTGCGACCAGTGTGAATGACCGTAACTGGAAAGAACTGATCCGTCCGAACCGCCCGACGGTTGAGACAGGCCGCGACCCGCGCCGCCATGCGAAACTCGTCATCGAGCCGCTGGAGCGCGGTTTTGGCACGACGCTCGGCAACGCGCTTCGCCGCGTCCTTCTTTCTTCGCTTCAGGGCGCCGCCATTTCTGGCGTCCAGATCGACGGCGTTGTTCATGAGTTCTCGTCGATCCCGGGCGTGCGCGAAGACGTCACCACGATCGTCCTGAATCTCAAGCAGATCGCCATCGACATGGTTTCGGATACGCCGAAGCGCATGATTCTGAAGGCCGATGGCAAGGGCGAAGTCAAAGCCGGCCAGATCGAGACCTCGGGTGATGTAAAGATCCTCAATCCGGATCTCGTTATCTGTACGCTTGATGATGGCGCTTCGGTTCGCATGGAATTCACGGTTGCGACCGGCAAGGGCTATGTGCCTGCCGATCAGAGCCGTCCGGAAGATGCGCCGATCGGCTTCATTCCGGTTGATGCGATCTATTCGCCGGTTCGCCGCGTTGGTTACAGCGTCGAAGACACGCGTGAAGGCACCGTGCTCGACTATGACAAGCTGACCCTCTCGGTCGAGACTGATGGCGCGATCACGCCGGAAGACGCAGTGGCCTATGCCGCCCGCATCCTCCAGGACCAGCTCCAGCTCTTCATCACCTTCGATGAGCCTGAAACAGAGAGCGCGTCGTCGAGTGAAGAAACCGATCTTGGCTTCAATCCTGTCCTTCTCAAGAAGGTCGACGAGCTTGAGCTTTCGGTGCGTTCGGCAAACTGCCTGAAGAACGACAACATTGTTTATATCGGCGACCTCATCCAGAAGTCGGAAGCCGAGATGCTTCGCACGCCGAACTTCGGCCGCAAGTCGCTCAACGAGATCAAGGAAGTCCTCGCTGGTATGGGTCTGCACCTCGGCATGGAAGTGCCGGACTGGCCGCCAGAAGATATCGAGGCACTTGCCAAGAAATACGACGATCACCTCTAAACGTCCGCCCGGGAGGGCGCGCAGGAGACCACTTAAATGGCCCACGGAATTGCACATCGCAAGCTGAACCGCACTAGCGCACATCGTAAGGCGATGTTCGCGAACATGGCGTCTTCGCTGATCCAGCATGAGCAAATTGTGACAACGCTCCCCAAGGCGAAGGAGCTGAAGCCGATCATGGACAAGCTCGTTACGCTTGCCAAGAAAGGCGATCTTTCTGCGCGTCGCCAGGCAATTGCCCAGATCCGCAACAAGGATGCCGTCCACAAGCTCTTCGAAGTTTTCGGTGAGCGCTACAAAGACCGCAATGGCGGTTATTGCCGCGTGCTGAAAGCCGGCTTCCGCCATGGTGACAATGCACCGGTTGCCGTCATTGAACTGGTCGACCGCGATGAAGCGGCCAAGGGCGCAGAAGACCGCGCACGCCATGAGGCAGAACTCGCCGAGATGGACGAGTTCGAATAGGGCCTTTTGCCCCGACCCATTTCAAAGCCCCGCAGGTCAGACCTGCGGGGCTTTTTTGTTTGTTTGCCAGAGATCTGGCGTTCTGTTGCTAAAGACCGAGCTGCGCCTTCGACAGGATGTTGCGCTGGATCTCATTGGAGCCGGCATAGATTGAGCCGGCTCGGTCATTGAGATACTTGGCCGATACGGTGACGAGGCTTTCGGGGCCGACCAGGCCCTGATTTGACGGCGCGTGGGTGACAACAGGCCCGCCGGTTTCAGTGTGTTCAGGCTGAAACGGTTCTGAGTACACGCCGGCAAGATCGAGCCCAATCTCGGTGAGGCGTTGGCTAAGCTCGGTGCCGCGTATTTTCATCATGGAGGCTTTGAGGCCCGGTGTGCCGCCGTTGGAGAGCTCCGACATCATCATGAGCTCGGCTGCCTCAAGGGTTGAGGCGTCGATCTCCGCCTGCGTCAGAGAGGCATCAAGTTCAGGCGTCAAGCTGCCAAGCGCGTGCGCTGCGCGTCTGAGGCCCCCAATGCGCTGTAGCAGCCGGGGTCCATAGGACGACCCGCCGCGCTCAAACTCGAGCAGGTATTTGGCGACCGTCCAGCCTTTGTCGATCTCTCCGATGACGTTGGCTTTCGGCACGCGGACATTGTCAAAGAAGACCGCGTTCTGGATGTGCTCACCAGACAGCATGATGATCGGGTCGACCGTCACACCCGGCGCCTGCATATCGATAAGGACGAACGTGATGCCTGTCTGCGGTTTGCCGCTGGCATTCGTGCGGATGAGGCAGAACATCATGTTCGCTTCATGGGCATGCGTCGTCCATATTTTCGAACCGCTACAGAGGAAGGCGTCGCCGTCGTCTTCGGCCGTCATGGTCAGCGCGGCGAGGTCGGACCCCGCGTGCGGCTCTGAATAGCCTTGGCACCAGAAATCTTCTCCGGAGAGGATGCGTGGCAGGTAATAGTCCTTCTGTTCCTTCGACCCATGGCCGATCAGGGCAGGACCGCACATGCCGATGCCCATGGGCGAAAGGGGCGGGGCGCCCGCGCGGGCCATCTCCACGTCGAAGATGTAGCGCTGCGCGACGCTCCAGTCGCACCCGCCATACTCGACCGGCCAGGACGGCGCCGCCCAGCCCTGCGCCTTCAGGATGGCCTGCCATTCGAGGGCGGTCTCCTTGTCGGCATAGACGCTCGTCATGCGCGATGCGTATCGTTTCAGCTCCGGGGTAAGTTTGTCACTGAGAAAGTCGCGGACGTCCCGGCGAAATTGCTCTTCTTCAGAACTGAAAGTCAGCTGCATGGGTCTCTCCGGTCAGGGCTCCCTGCCATGATGGCGGTGCAACAGCAGGCTGCAAGCCGTGACCACGCGTCATACGCCCCAATGAGACTTCAGCAGGCTGGCAAATTCAGGTGCCTTCTCGACGACAGACCAGTGACCGGTATTGGCGTTGCGATAGAGAGGGACGCCTGTCTTTTCGCAAAAGCGTTCGGCGGTCTCGACCGGGACGAACGGATCGTCATCGCCCCAGAAAACGAGGCCGCGTTCAGGCAGCTTGTTCAGGTCGCGGGTCCACTCATCAGCGATGTTTCTCGCCGAGCGATAGAGGCGGAGGATCGACTTGCGCATGCTGGGTGTCCAATGGCGTGTCTCATGCTGGGCAAGGTCGTGTGGCATCCCGGCCTGTTCCAACCCCTTGGCGAGACTGCTGCGCGAAGTGACGGCCATGGCCAGTTCGCCGAGCAGAGGCGTCTGCCAGATACGCGCCGTCCTATGCCACTTGTAATTTCGCTCCGGCAGCGCGTTCGCGACGGCCCAGCTGCGGACCAGATCAGGGCGGAGCGTGGCCGCACGTATCACCAGAAGCGCGCCCCAGTCATGACCGACGAGATCGACGGGTTCGCCAGCCTCCTCCATCAGACCGATCAGCCAGTTAACGTAAGCCTCTTTCGAGCCATCAAAGCCTGTTGGGATAGGCCCGGTAAAACCAGGCAGGGCAGGGACGGTGATGGTGCCGGATATATCTTGTCCAAGCGCTGCTATCAGAGGCTGCCACATCTGGGGCGTGTCTGGCACGCCGTGGACCATAATCGTCTTCATCGCTACGTTCCCCCCGTCGATCATCGCACTTTCCCATGATCGTTAGTCTGTATTGCCAGCGCTCACAATAAGGGCTCCCCTGACTGCTTTCTAAGCAACGGCCGATTTCGCTTCGGTATTGGCTGAGTTTTATTGACGAATTTTAATCTACCGTACGAGCGTCTCTTCATCTCGTGAGTGTGAGGAGAGAGAGAGTATGAGTTTTGTTCGCAAAAGAACGAATGAGAGCCTTCAGCGCGTCCTGCTGTCTGGGGTGGCGGCAACAACCGTTCTGGCGTTTGCCGGACCTGCCGCAATGGCGCAGGACGATGTTGAGACCATTCCTGAAGTTGAGGAAGAGGCGTCCGTTCAGCAAACGATCACGGTAACGGGCTCGCGCATCCCGTCCGACCCCAACCTGATTTCATCGGTGCCCGTTCAGTCAGTCGACGAAAATGCAATCAAGCTTTCGGGTGAGTTTAACCTTGCGGATGTCGTGAATGACATTCCGGCACTCGTATCGTCGACCACAGCAGAACAGTCTGATACCGGCGCGAACGCGCTCAATCTTCGGGGGCTGGGTGCCGAACGGACCCTGACGCTCGTCAACGGTCGCCGCCACGTCGCTGGCTTCCGCGGAACGCAAGCTGTCGATATCGGCACGATCCCGCGCTCTCTTGTTGAGCGCGTCGAGGTGACGACGGGTGGTGCGTCTGCGGTTTATGGTGCCGACGCTGTGACCGGTGTCGTGAACTTCGTCCTAAAGGACGATTTTGAGGGTCTTCAACTCGACCTCAGAGGGGGTGTCTCCGGGGAGGGCGATGCTGAGAACTTCTCCTTTGACCTTCTTGCGGGCCAAAATTTCGACAATGACAAAGGCAATGTCGTTTTCGCGCTGAGTTATGAAGACGATTCGGCCATCACCTATGGCGACCGCGACTGGTCACGCGACAACGGCATTGCCAGCGTTGAGCCACGTGCCAACCCGGCTGCTCTGACGGACCCGAACGCGCCGCCCCGCGCCGTCATCAATGATCCTCGTTTCTGGCTGACCTCGCAGGAAGGCTCGATCGCGCCGACTTTCGGTGGGCGGAACGTTAATTATGTCGATATCAACGGCAATGGCACGCCGGACTGTCAGGAATCAGCGGGCGGACGCGCAGCTTTTCTTGCAGGTTGCTGGCTGACCAATCCTGATGGCTCTATCCGCGTCAATCAGGACGGCATTGTTCTGAATGGTCTGTGGGGGATTGGCGGAGATGGCGGTGCCATCAGTTTTAACCGTGACACGCTTTACCCAGAAACTGACAAGGCGGTTGTCAATCTCAATGCGAATTATGACCTTGATCCGAGCTTTTCTGTCTTCTTCGAAGCGAAATGGGTCAATGCAGAATCAACGACATTTGCTGAGCAGGACACATTCTACGATACGCTGTTCATTGCAGCAGATAACCCGTTTATCCCCGCTCAGCTTAACCCTGTCGTCGCCCAGACGGGCGGTCTGCTGTTAACGCAGGATCCCCTCGATTTCAGTGACGACAATCCGTTCACCTATGAGCGTGAAACGCTTCGTTTCGTCGCCGGGTTCGAATGGGAGCCCGCTGAAGGTCATATCGTTGAGGGGTCCATAAATCGCGGCCAGTTTACGCGGCGCGATGAGTATACCGGGCTTTACCTTGATCGTGTCTTCGCTGCGATTGACACGGTGCAGGATGCTAACGGTAACGTCGTCTGCCGCTCGGACCTGAACCCGAATGCCGCCTACGAGATCGATTATTTCACGGCTGGCAACGGTTATGCTGACGGCGGATTTTCCTCCGACCGTTACTACTCCTTCACGCCGGGCGATGGGTCTTGTGCCCCGCTCAATCCTTTCGGGACATATTCGACCAGTCAGGCGGCGCGTGATTTTGTGACATCTGACCTGAAAGACGAACTGAAGCTTCAGCAAACGGTCATCTCACTTATCTCGACCGGTCAGTTCGACGTGATGGACTTTGTGCTTGACGGTCCGATTGGATATGCGGCCGGTCTTGAGTATCGCGACGAGCGAAGCGAAAGCACGCTTGACCCGATTACGCTTGGTATCCTGCCACCCACCACCTCCTTCACGCCGGGCGCGCAGGTCAGCCAGATCGACCCGTTTCTGTTTTCGTACACGAGCATCGACAATTCTCAGCAATTCAACACGTCGGGCGGCTACGACGTTTACGATGCCTTCGCTGAGATTCGCCTTCCGATCCTGCGCGATCGCCCGTTCGCCAAAGAGCTAACCGTTGATGGTGCGGTTCGTCTCGCGAGTTATTCGACCCTTGGCGAGGCAACGACCTGGAAGGTCGGCGGCTCCTGGGCGCCGATTGACGATATCACGTTCCGCGGCACAATTTCTGAAGCTGTTCGTGCACCGAACGTGTCTGAACTATTCGATCCAAGACTTCCGATAGAGGTTTCAGCGACAGCCGATCCATGCGATCCGGGCAACGTGAATGCAGGTACGGCGTCAAGGCTTCCAAACTGTATCGCGGACCTGCAGGCAGCAGGTGTGCCTTTGAACCAGATCGTCGACGGTAGCGGGAACTACATCTATGTGAACCCGCTCACAGGGCGCTTCTCCGGTGTGTCCGGCGGCAATCCAGATCTCGATGTGGAAACCGCAGAAACCTATACGATCGGGGCGGTCTTTGCGCCTCGATTCATCGAAGGATTCACGCTCACCGTCGATTACTGGGATGTGTCCATTGAGGATGCGATCTCTGCAGTCGCAGCGGGCGATATTCTGGATGGCTGTCTCGACTCGGCAAACTATCCGTCGCTCGAATTCTGTGGCCTCTATACCCGGCGTGCCGATGGCGGTCTGAACGGTCTTGAAACCGGCCAGATCAACTTTGCGCAAGTAGAGGCAAGCGGCGTAGACTTCTCGGCCAGCTACAGCTTTGACTATGGCGAAAACACGTTTGGGGCGACCTTGGTCGGGTCCTACCAGGAGAAACTCGACCGGTTCTTCAATCCAGCTGACCCGGAGGATGTAAATCCGGAAATCGAAGAGCTTTTCTTCCCTGAGCTCTCCGGCAACCTGAACCTGAGCTGGGCGCGGGGTCCTCTTAACGTCGGCTTCCAGACCCAGTATATCAGCCGGCAGGCAGTGGACGAGGTTGAGGATATCCTTGGTCTCAATGGGAATCAGGCGCTTTACGGCAATGCGGGTTTCTTTGACGAAGCCTACATCTTCGATGCGAACGCCTCGTATGAGTTCAACGATCAGTTCACCGTCTATGGCGGCGTGAACAATATCGCTGGCAAGGACCCATACTCGACCCAGACGGCCTGGCCGGTTGGTCCTCGGGGACGGTTCTTCTTCCTTGGCCTGACCTATACCCGCTAGGACGAAGCAAGAGAGTAAAAGTAGGATGCGGAGGCGAAAGCCTCCGCATTTCTGTCTATAAGGTCCCACATGTCAGACGCCGACCAGATGTTCGTGGCGAAAGCCAAAGCGCTCGCAAGCGAGGGCATGATCTCTGAAGCCATCGCTTGTCTTGAGAGCGGACTGGCGTCGCATCCGGCAGCCTTTGACGGATGGATGGCGCTTTCAAAGTTGCTCTACACGACGCGCGATTTCTCGGGAGCCGTCGGTGCCGCGAGGCGCATGGAGAATGCTGACCCTTTCCCATCCGAATTTTTACGCATTCAGCGGGCGATCGAGACACGGAACTTCAGCGAAGCTCATGAGATCGCCGCGAGCATGGCGGAGCGCGTCCCCGGCCACCCACGGGCTGTCTTCACGCTCGCCCATCTGGCGCGCGCCCGCGGCGACCACGAAGCTGCTGCGGCGTATCTAAGCGGGAGCTTCGACCACGCTCCGGCAAACCCGGTGCTGAGAGAGCTTCATGTCAGCGCGCTGGAAGACGCAGGTGATTATGCGGGCGCGATTGAGGCGGCTCGACAGCTTGTCCAGATCGAAGAGAGCTATGCGACGCTTCAGCGCCTGCTCAGCGTCCTGCTGCGATATGGCCTCAATGACGAGGCGCTAAAGGCTTGCGATCGCGCCGAGATGCTCGCTGTGGATGACACTGCAAAGCTCATCGAAATCAACATGTTGCGCGGACAACTTCATCGCATCCTTGGCGATAGCGACCAGAGTGTTGCGGACTTCAAGGCCAGTCTCGCCGCTGATCCGCGTCAGGCGGTCGCGTGGTGGGGGCTGGCAGACCTCAAGACCTACAAATTCAGCGAGACCGAGGAGAGAGCGATCGGCGATCTTCTCATGTCGCCAGCTGGCAGCCGTGCCGAGAAATGTATGGCCGCCTTTGCGCTGGCGAAGGCAAGCGAAGCCTATGGCGACCCAGAACGGATGATGGCCTGGTATGGCAAGGCCAATAGTCTCCATGCGGGCGAGACGTTTGATCCAGTTCAGTTCTCGCAAGCGATTGACCGGTTGCGAGAGGCCTTCGATGTCGGCGCGGCCCAGACGCAGGCCGATCGCCGGGCAGACGGCCCGACGCCAATTTTCATCCTCGGACTGCCTCGGTCTGGTTCAACGCTGCTTGAGCAGATGCTCGCGAGTCATTCCCGGGTGGAAGGGACGATGGAATTGCCCGTTCTGCCATCGATCAAGCGGCGTGCTCACAAGCTGTGCGCCGACAAATATGGCGGCGACTATCTCGGCAATATCGGCAAGCTGAGCGCGGCTGAACTCTCAGAGCTTGGCCAGCAATATATCGATGACAGCACGGTCTTCCGCGCAGAGGGCGCCGATTTCTTCATCGACAAGCTGCCGCATAATTTCGAGCATGTCGCTCTGATCCACAAGATCCTGCCCCATGCGACGATCATCGACATCAGACGTAACCCGATGGATTGCGGCCTCAGCCTCTACAAGCAGCATTTCGCGACTGGTGTCGGCTACAGCTACGACCTTGGCCATATCGGGACTTATTATAACGGATATCTCGCATTGATGGACCATTGGGACACGGTGCTGCCGGGCAGGGTGAAACGCGTCATCTATGAGGATCTCGTCGCCTCGCCGGAGAAAATCATCCGTCAGCTGCTCAGCGATATTGGTCTGGGCTTTGAAGCAGATGTTCTCAACTTCCATCAGACCCAAAGAGCCGTGCGCACCGCGAGCAGCGAACAGGTCCGCCAGCCGCTGAATTCGGCCGGGATTGGGCAGTGGCGCAGGGTTGGGCCGCACCTTTCCCGCCTGAAAGA
It includes:
- the rplR gene encoding 50S ribosomal protein L18, whose product is MKTTREKTLRRAQRVRAKLRKVAEGKPRLSVARSHKNISVQIIDDEKGLTVAAASTLEQDLRGKLKSTSDIAAAQKIGELIAERAKQAGVEDVVFDRGGYMFHGRVKALADAAREGGLKF
- the rpsE gene encoding 30S ribosomal protein S5, with translation MADEQGRGRGRGRGRRDDRNDEQSELTDKLVGINRVAKTVKGGKNFGFAALVVVGDQKGRAGFGKGKAREVPEAIRKATEEAKRNLVRIPLREGRTLHHDGKGRWGAGKVTLRAAPPGTGVIAGGPMRAVMEVLGIQDVVAKSNGSSNPYNMVRATFQALKEQASPRSIASKRGLKVQDIVGRRTDGASEAGVSETA
- the rpmD gene encoding 50S ribosomal protein L30; the encoded protein is MAKKQADMIKVRQTGSPIRRKPEQRATLVGLGLNKVGRESELQNTPSVQGMIAKVSHLIEVVEE
- the rplO gene encoding 50S ribosomal protein L15; amino-acid sequence: MKLNELSPNAGSTHNRHRVGRGVGSGKGKTGGRGVKGQKARSGVAINGFEGGQMPIYMRLPKRGFTSRGSKTHAWVNLGRLTKAIDAGKLKADDITEETLLSSGVVRRSKDGIRLLAKGDAPKNAKITVTGASKAAIEAIEKAGGSVTVTGPIAAEKAE
- the secY gene encoding preprotein translocase subunit SecY; translation: MATAAEQMARNMNFGTFAKAKDLQARILFTLFILVLYRLGTYIPVPGVDPTQFERFFAQQSGGMLGSLNMFAGGAVERMSVFALNVMPYITASIIVQMMTSAVPSLEKLKKEGESGRKQINQYTRYLTVGFAFFQGFGIAMGLSGVAYDGIAQWFFIVTAVSTFVGGTMFLMWMGEQITARGIGNGISLIIFAGIIAEMPKAIFNLFSGGREQGINVVFVLGILVLVIALVLFIVFIERSQRRILIQYPKRQQGNKMSQGQSSFMPLKLNTSGVIPPIFAIAILMLPLTAVGLVGGSTVGAEGQVAAGDPGILQWLAINFSPGSWTYIITYGVLVAFFCFFYTSIMFNPQETADNLRKYGGFVPGIRPGKNTAAYFDYVLTRLTTIGAIYLVFVCLLPEVLRRYMPEIPFYIGGTSLLIVVSVTMDTVTQIQSHLIAHQYEGLIKKSRLGGKRRR
- a CDS encoding adenylate kinase, whose amino-acid sequence is MNLILFGPPAAGKGTQAKRLVEEYGYVQLSTGDMLRAARASGSDLGKRVAKIMDEGGLVSDEIVIDLIDEQLGQNKGAAGFIFDGFPRTIGQAEALDRLLQSRGTQVDRVIRLVVDEEQLMERVTKRFNEQGRKDDNPATFAARLEKYNQDTAPLLPFYAERGILREVDGMASIEAVTEGVEKALKETA
- the rpsM gene encoding 30S ribosomal protein S13; protein product: MARIAGVNIPTNKRVEIALRYIHGIGPAKAREITDKIGIEHHRRVADLTDAEVIQIREAVDSDHMVEGDLRREVSMNIKRLMDLGCYRGLRHRKRLPVRGQRTHTNARTRKGPAKPIAGKKK
- the rpsK gene encoding 30S ribosomal protein S11, with translation MARDTTRVRRRARKNISSGVAHVNSSFNNTMITITDAQGNAISWSSAGTMGFKGSRKSTPYAAQVAAEDAAKKAQEHGLQTIEVNVRGPGSGRESALRALQTAGLTITSIRDTTPIPHNGCRPPKRRRV
- a CDS encoding DNA-directed RNA polymerase subunit alpha → MNDRNWKELIRPNRPTVETGRDPRRHAKLVIEPLERGFGTTLGNALRRVLLSSLQGAAISGVQIDGVVHEFSSIPGVREDVTTIVLNLKQIAIDMVSDTPKRMILKADGKGEVKAGQIETSGDVKILNPDLVICTLDDGASVRMEFTVATGKGYVPADQSRPEDAPIGFIPVDAIYSPVRRVGYSVEDTREGTVLDYDKLTLSVETDGAITPEDAVAYAARILQDQLQLFITFDEPETESASSSEETDLGFNPVLLKKVDELELSVRSANCLKNDNIVYIGDLIQKSEAEMLRTPNFGRKSLNEIKEVLAGMGLHLGMEVPDWPPEDIEALAKKYDDHL
- the rplQ gene encoding 50S ribosomal protein L17 is translated as MAHGIAHRKLNRTSAHRKAMFANMASSLIQHEQIVTTLPKAKELKPIMDKLVTLAKKGDLSARRQAIAQIRNKDAVHKLFEVFGERYKDRNGGYCRVLKAGFRHGDNAPVAVIELVDRDEAAKGAEDRARHEAELAEMDEFE